A window of Euwallacea fornicatus isolate EFF26 chromosome 13, ASM4011564v1, whole genome shotgun sequence contains these coding sequences:
- the Sec24AB gene encoding protein transport protein Sec24A, which translates to MTEPNSGVARPPVKAQYQFNGINSNNSSRGASPVSRAGPIPSSQLPPSRANIPTTQLPPARRAPPTMGLSQRVSQLSVSSQNTPNLSPNKFSASTPNQDLQNSVFNDVSPIVPIALESVPLSSTSDAGSKTAVTLPSNTAISNTVSSDSNQKVSEYFGQSEAFELQFNMPHGSVLQSSNAVQNNLPPFIQAPQPSGQNMAYLSQPNVPKSQPSVGQESNEMQSLPSFKQVSNIKPNQQQTALNSQMTTTTASQYSSTARQNQNPPTPTHIPPSASQENMLQKQRYPQTVPLNPSTQQFNTGLPPRSSPYGQTTTAPLPSQRYNPQINYNVGPPINNPPISNANGPLNMPPPVQNQQRPSMTSNRYPTGPQPQGYPTGPQHQGYPTGPQHQGYPTGPQPQGYPTGPQPQGYPTQPGQYVPQPNVVQTGFNRLWGAEKYDLLQSPNILPPTKVEPPPVNLGQEQLNQANSSLDVFRCTVTKIPETASLLQKSRLPLGLLIHPFKDLNYLPVIQCAVIVRCRSCRTYINPFVYFVDSKRWKCNLCFRVNELPEEFQFDPVSKTYGDPTKRPEIKSSTIEYIAPAEYMLRPPQPAVYLFLLDVSRFAIESGYLEVLSTVLLEEIKNLPGDARTQIGFLAYDSALHFFSLSEGLNQPHEMTILDIEDVFLPTPDTLLVNLRDRMELVEDLLKLLPQRFANTFDSNSALGAALQVAHKMMGATGGRVTAFQCALPNVGPGAVSAREDPSRRTTAETPLLNPANDFYKRLALECSGQQIAVDLFIVNSQYVDIATISGISRFSGGSIHHFPLFKSSKPQMAQSFERELSRYLKRKIGFEAVMRVRCTRGLTINTFHGNFFVRSIDLLSLPNINPDAAFGMQVAIEENLSESQSVCFQAALLYTSSKGERRIRVHTLCLPIANTLQDVIYSADQQCIIGLLSKMAVDRSMQASLSDAREAFINAAVDVLTSYKFSLNMGNSSSGLLAPERLKLLPLYIAAILKHPAFRIGVPTRLDDRVKAMIDMKTLPLSLLMQQIYPDLYPVHNLEAQELVLNGEEEQVPMPPRLQLSARCLENKGAFLMDCGNRMMILVGPNVSKQFLNEVLGVPDYNSINEEINEIPILNNLANQRLHQFINYLNDEKPFIATLQILRDNSPNRGVFLERLIEDRLENSLSYHEFLQHLKTQVK; encoded by the exons ATGACTGAACCAAATAGTGGAGTTGCAAGACCGCCGGTCAAGGCTCAATATCAATTCAACGGCATCAACTCTAATAACTCCTCTAGGGGTGCTTCCCCAGTATCCCGTGCAGGACCGATTCCTTCGTCACAGCTACCCCCATCTAGAGCTAATATACCAACGACCCAGTTGCCTCCTGCAAGACGAGCACCACCTACAATGGGATTGTCTCAAAGAGTCAGTCAACTAAGTGTTTCCAGTCAAAATACTCCAAATTTAAGTCCAAATAAGTTCAGTGCCTCAACACCCAATCAAGATCTGCAAAATAGTGTGTTTAATGACGTATCACCTATAGTGCCAATTGCATTGGAAAGTGTGCCATTAAGTAGTACATCAGATGCTGGAAGTAAGACAGCAGTCACACTTCCAAGTAATACTGCCATAAGCAATACTGTTTCAAGTGATTCAAACCAAAAAGTAAGTGAATATTTTGGGCAAAGTGAGGCTTTCGAGCTACAATTTAACATGCCACATGGGAGTGTACTGCAAAGCAGTAATGCAGTACAAAACAACCTTCCTCCCTTTATTCAAGCTCCACAGCCTAGTGGTCAAAATATGGCTTATTTATCACAACCCAATGTTCCTAAGAGTCAACCATCAGTTGGTCAGGAAAGTAATGAAATGCAGTCATTACCATCATTTAAACAAGTATCCAATATCAAACCAAATCAACAACAAACTGCTCTCAACTCACAAATGACAACAACCACTGCATCACAATATAGCTCCACTGCCAGGCAAAATCAAAACCCTCCAACACCTACTCATATTCCCCCCTCAGCAAGTCAAGAAAATATGCTCCAAAAGCAAAGATATCCTCAGACAGTTCCCCTAAATCCTTCAACTCAACAATTCAATACTGGGCTGCCTCCAAGAAGTTCCCCATATGGGCAGACAACTACAGCACCTCTACCATCTCAAAGGTATAACCcacaaattaattataatgtgGGTCCTCCCATCAACAACCCACCAATTAGCAATGCAAATGGACCTCTCAATATGCCACCACCTGTCCAAAATCAGCAAAGGCCTTCAATGACCTCCAATAGGTATCCTACAGGACCACAGCCTCAAGGATATCCCACAGGACCTCAGCATCAGGGATATCCCACAGGACCGCAGCATCAAGGATATCCTACAGGACCACAGCCTCAAGGATATCCTACAGGACCACAACCTCAGGGATACCCTACCCAACCAGGGCAATATGTGCCTCAACCCAATGTTGTCCAAACCGGATTTAATAGATTGTGGGGTGCAGAGAAATATGATTTACTTCAAAGCCCAAATATCTTGCCTCCTACTAAAGTTGAACCACCCCCAGTCAATTTAGGACAGGAACAGCTCAATCAAGCCAACAGCAGTTTAGACGTGTTTCGATGCACTGTAACAAAAATCCCAGAAACCGCATCTCTTTTGCAAAAATCGCGTCTGCCTTTGGGGCTATTGATCCACCCTTTCAAGGATTTGAATTATCTACCAGTCATTCAGTGTGCTGTCATTGTAAGATGCAGATCTTGTAGGACTTACATTAATCCTTTTGTGTACTTTGTGGACTCAAAAAGGTGGAAGTGCAACTTGTGCTTCAGGGTGAATGAGCTACCTGAAGAGTTTCAGTTTGATCCTGTCAGTAAAACATATGGGGATCCCACAAAGAGACCAGAAATCAAGAGCAGCACCATTGAGTATATTGCTCCTGCTGAATATATGTTGAGACCACCACAACCTgctgtttatttgtttttgttagatGTTTCCAG ATTTGCAATAGAGAGTGGATATCTAGAGGTTTTAAGTACAGTATTgttagaagaaataaaaaatctaccTG GCGACGCTCGAACACAAATAGGCTTTCTTGCCTATGACTCAGCTTTACACTTCTTTTCCCTATCAGAAGGCCTGAACCAGCCTCATGAAATGACCATACTGGATATTGAGGATGTGTTCTTGCCTACTCCTGACACCCTTTTAGTTAATCTGAGAGATCGGATGGAGCTCGTAGaggatttattgaaattattgcCTCAAAGATTTGCCAATACTTTTGACAGTAATAGTGCGTTGGGGGCAGCGCTGCAAGTCGCCCATAAAATGATGGGTGCAACTG GAGGCAGAGTAACTGCCTTCCAATGCGCCCTACCTAATGTGGGTCCTGGTGCAGTAAGTGCCAGGGAGGACCCTAGTCGAAGAACAACGGCCGAAACCCCCCTTTTGAACCCTGCAAATGACTTCTATAAAAGGCTGGCTTTAGAATGTTCAGGGCAACAGATTGCGGTGGATTTGTTTATAGTAAATTCGCAATACGTTGATATCGCCACGATCTCAGGCATCAGCAG ATTCAGTGGAGGCTCAATTCATCATTTCCCGTTGTTCAAGTCATCAAAACCGCAAATGGCTCAGTCTTTCGAAAGAGAGCTTAGCAGATATTTGAAGAGAAAGATAGGTTTTGAGGCGGTTATGCGAGTGCGATGCACTCGAGGCTTGACGATTAACACCTTCCACG GAAATTTCTTTGTGCGATCAATCGATTTGCTCTCCTTGCCGAACATCAATCCAGACGCGGCTTTTGGGATGCAAGTCGCAATCGAAGAGAATTTATCGGAGAGCCAGAGCGTTTGTTTCCAAGCGGCTCTACTTTACACTTCAAGCAAAG GCGAAAGGAGAATTCGCGTCCACACTTTGTGTTTGCCCATCGCCAATACATTACAAGACGTTATTTACTCAGCCGACCAGCAGTGTATTATAGGCCTCCTCAGTAAAATGGCCGTAGACAG GTCGATGCAAGCATCACTATCTGACGCAAGAGAGGCTTTTATCAATGCCGCAGTGGACGTTCTTACTTCTTACAAATTCTCCTTGAATATGGGCAACTCGAGTTCTGGACTTTTGGCTCCAGAACGTCTTAAATTGCTACCCCTTTATATAGCGGCAATTCTGAAACATCCCGCTTTCAGAATAGGGGTACCCACTCGGTTAGACGACCGCGTTAAGGCAATGATCGACATGAAGACTTTGCCACTGTCCTTGCTGATGCAGCAAATTTATCCTGATCTGTATCCAGTGCATAATCTAGAAGCACAAGAACTAGTGCTTAATGGGGAAGAAGAACAGGTTCCCATGCCTCCCCGGCTTCAATTAAGCGCCCGCTGTTTGGAGAATAAGGGAGCGTTCCTCATGGACTGCGGAAATCGTATGATGATTTTGGTCGGGCCCAATGTTTCCaagcaatttttgaatgaagTTTTAG GTGTCCCTGATTACAATTCTATCAATgaggaaattaatgaaattccgattttaaataatttggccAATCAGCGCTTGCATCAATTCATCAACTATCTGAACGATGAAAAACCATTTATCGCAACCTTACAAATTCTTCGAGACAACAGTCCCAATAGAGGGGTTTTCTTGGAGAGACTAATTGAAGATagacttgaaaattcattGTCATACCACGAATTCTTGCAGCACCTGAAGACTCAAGTCAAATAG
- the LOC136342889 gene encoding achaete-scute complex protein T4-like isoform X2: MSVMDEIACDNWFEDINNVKCHLYFNGEIEEMQSKRPLREKNKHVPHNQKPLQVVANRNARERRRVHAVNNAFVKLKNAIPIQNTRGKRISKVKTLLYAIDYIRTLDGILRECAGYSSDCYDWAFVI; encoded by the exons ATGAGCGTAATGGACGAAATAGCTTGCGATAATTGGTTCGAAGATATCAACAATGTGAAGTGCCATTTATATTTCAATGGTGAGATTGAAGAGATGCAGAGCAAGAGGCCTCTGAGGGAGAAAAACAAGCATGTGCCCCACAACCAGAAACCTCTGCAAGTGGTGGCGAACAGGAACGCAAGGGAGAGGAGGAGGGTACATGCTGTTAACAATGCTTTTGTTAAGTTGAAGAACGCGATTCCCATTCAAAACACCAG AGGTAAGAGAATAAGTAAAGTCAAGACACTGCTCTACGCCATTGACTACATTCGCACTttggatggaattttgaggGAGTGTGCAGGCTACAGCTCTGATTGCTACGACTGG GCATTTGTGATTTAA
- the LOC136342889 gene encoding achaete-scute complex protein T4-like isoform X1, producing MSVMDEIACDNWFEDINNVKCHLYFNGEIEEMQSKRPLREKNKHVPHNQKPLQVVANRNARERRRVHAVNNAFVKLKNAIPIQNTRGKRISKVKTLLYAIDYIRTLDGILRECAGYSSDCYDWADLGTHESLGNWSYSTHAVQSREC from the exons ATGAGCGTAATGGACGAAATAGCTTGCGATAATTGGTTCGAAGATATCAACAATGTGAAGTGCCATTTATATTTCAATGGTGAGATTGAAGAGATGCAGAGCAAGAGGCCTCTGAGGGAGAAAAACAAGCATGTGCCCCACAACCAGAAACCTCTGCAAGTGGTGGCGAACAGGAACGCAAGGGAGAGGAGGAGGGTACATGCTGTTAACAATGCTTTTGTTAAGTTGAAGAACGCGATTCCCATTCAAAACACCAG AGGTAAGAGAATAAGTAAAGTCAAGACACTGCTCTACGCCATTGACTACATTCGCACTttggatggaattttgaggGAGTGTGCAGGCTACAGCTCTGATTGCTACGACTGG GCGGATTTGGGTACCCATGAGAGTCTTGGCAACTGGAGCTATAGTACACACGCAGTACAGAGCAGGGAATGCTAG